A stretch of the Bacillus sp. FJAT-18017 genome encodes the following:
- a CDS encoding MFS transporter, whose protein sequence is MRKIKAKLWTNQYVIIILLSLVMFASFYMITAGFPIFVSTITNNPAVAGIMTTTLMLASLVTRFFASVIIQKVNMKLLLIISLIYFIGTIALTFVNDSIGFLILIRALQGIGFSMLTILVFTISSNIVPKSRLGEGIVFFAMSTSVGTTMGPLIAISYLANFSFNSMMLLTLGLMTFSLVCSFFTKNNTVKKEESPQETEKEPFYKYMFDKRVLLPSILVALNYMAIAGTVNFIGAFGKEINVGGKISQFFIAQGIAMVVVRFFSGKIFDRWGHRILIIPAAVSGAAGLILLGFSTGMVMVWVSGLLFGIAYGIIHPTIQAWALTLVPAEKKATANSMLLIFIDFGLAIGSVGLGFLAKNVGYGMTFSYSAAFMIIILLLYLVGVKKTVALAAHKEKPS, encoded by the coding sequence ATGAGGAAAATTAAAGCTAAATTATGGACAAATCAATATGTCATTATAATTTTATTGTCTTTAGTCATGTTCGCTTCTTTTTATATGATTACTGCGGGTTTTCCAATTTTCGTATCAACTATAACTAATAATCCAGCGGTTGCAGGAATCATGACAACGACCTTAATGTTAGCATCGTTGGTTACCCGCTTCTTTGCCAGTGTGATTATTCAAAAAGTTAATATGAAATTGCTCCTCATTATTTCCCTTATTTATTTTATAGGCACTATCGCACTTACTTTCGTAAACGACTCAATCGGATTTTTAATATTAATTCGGGCACTGCAAGGTATTGGTTTTAGTATGCTTACGATTTTAGTCTTCACGATATCAAGTAATATTGTTCCTAAATCCCGCTTAGGTGAGGGCATTGTGTTTTTCGCAATGTCTACTAGCGTTGGCACGACAATGGGGCCACTAATTGCAATTTCTTATCTTGCAAATTTCTCATTCAATTCGATGATGCTTTTAACTCTCGGGCTAATGACTTTTTCACTTGTGTGCAGTTTTTTCACTAAAAATAATACAGTTAAAAAAGAAGAAAGCCCACAGGAGACAGAGAAAGAACCTTTCTATAAGTACATGTTCGATAAGCGAGTCCTTCTTCCATCTATTTTGGTAGCTCTTAATTATATGGCGATTGCAGGAACGGTCAACTTTATAGGAGCGTTTGGAAAAGAGATTAATGTAGGCGGAAAGATTTCACAGTTTTTTATTGCACAAGGGATTGCGATGGTAGTAGTACGGTTCTTCTCTGGCAAAATTTTTGACAGATGGGGACATAGGATTCTTATTATTCCGGCTGCTGTCTCCGGTGCGGCGGGTTTGATCTTATTGGGCTTTTCTACCGGTATGGTGATGGTTTGGGTTTCAGGATTATTATTTGGAATCGCTTATGGCATCATCCATCCAACTATCCAGGCTTGGGCATTAACACTTGTTCCAGCAGAGAAAAAAGCAACGGCCAATTCCATGCTGCTAATCTTTATTGATTTCGGTTTGGCCATTGGTTCAGTTGGTCTTGGGTTCTTAGCAAAAAATGTTGGGTACGGCATGACTTTTAGTTATTCTGCAGCTTTTATGATTATCATTTTGTTATTGTATCTAGTTGGGGTCAAGAAAACGGTAGCATTAGCAGCTCATAAGGAAAAACCATCCTGA
- a CDS encoding DUF2711 family protein, with amino-acid sequence MSDTRILPEPHRYAVCASEDIPIKEFYYGVFEEIFIYYHPFINPKTIDWKEGSSFGKNDITNHCEPISWKNFLQLSSIESNKKLDIGLRTFIGGLNKQFADEETAEIIHDVCEENKLIIPSEGFFSELLLNKILDAIKKEGHEWIWCGDEFGTERKLQHIGDLIEDNTPIGNQRVNLFTHDASILLTTHWDSHFSLLCSDKGTVNRIVNYCDLEGFNCNDKTMIYWSIHN; translated from the coding sequence ATGTCGGATACAAGAATATTGCCTGAGCCTCATAGATATGCAGTTTGCGCCAGTGAAGATATACCAATTAAGGAATTTTATTATGGAGTCTTTGAGGAGATCTTTATCTATTATCACCCTTTTATAAATCCGAAAACAATCGATTGGAAAGAAGGCTCTTCCTTCGGGAAAAATGATATCACCAATCATTGTGAACCAATTTCCTGGAAAAACTTCCTTCAATTATCTTCAATTGAAAGTAATAAGAAATTGGACATCGGGCTGCGAACATTTATAGGGGGATTAAACAAACAATTTGCTGATGAAGAAACTGCAGAAATAATCCACGATGTTTGTGAAGAAAACAAACTGATCATACCATCTGAAGGATTTTTTTCAGAACTACTGCTTAATAAAATTCTAGATGCCATTAAAAAGGAAGGGCACGAGTGGATATGGTGCGGAGATGAATTTGGTACTGAACGGAAATTGCAACATATAGGGGATTTAATCGAAGACAACACTCCTATTGGTAATCAGAGGGTCAATTTATTTACCCACGATGCCAGCATTTTGCTGACGACACATTGGGACAGCCATTTTTCTCTTTTGTGCTCAGACAAAGGGACGGTAAACAGAATAGTAAATTACTGTGATTTAGAAGGCTTTAATTGTAATGACAAAACCATGATTTATTGGAGTATCCACAACTAA
- a CDS encoding pyridoxal-phosphate-dependent aminotransferase family protein — protein MYRNILRHPGPTPIPKKVELAMAQDMISHRTEEFVQLYRETTQRVKTVFGTQQEILLLPSGGTAALEAAVVNTVSPGDEVVVVTVGAFGDYFVSICEKNGLKVHKLAQNWGEACTKEDLIEFLKPLSNIKAVFATYNETSTGILNPIKQLAEAVHNHSDALFIVDGVSCIGGAPAEMDEWGIDILVTGSQKAMMLPPGLALLAVSDRAWKVIEANHTHAYFLNFISYREWAAKGMTPNTPSISLIMGLSAVCDLIEEEGGFSKTVERHEVMKNMVREAMNALSIPLLTSDEFASPTITAIRTPEGVDLAAFLGHLKKKYHIDFAGGLGHLQGEIFRFGHMGYCFPSDILQAVSLIEAGLQDFSYQFEQGAGVKAAQNVFLSSLK, from the coding sequence ATGTACCGAAATATTCTTAGACATCCTGGACCTACTCCAATTCCTAAAAAAGTGGAATTGGCAATGGCCCAGGATATGATTAGTCATCGTACCGAGGAATTTGTACAGCTATATCGAGAAACGACGCAACGCGTAAAAACTGTCTTTGGGACCCAGCAGGAGATTTTGCTTCTTCCATCAGGCGGCACAGCAGCATTAGAGGCGGCAGTGGTAAATACGGTTTCTCCCGGAGATGAAGTTGTTGTTGTCACAGTAGGAGCATTTGGGGATTATTTCGTTTCAATATGCGAGAAAAATGGTCTGAAAGTACATAAACTAGCTCAAAATTGGGGCGAAGCTTGCACAAAGGAAGACCTGATTGAGTTCTTGAAACCCCTATCTAATATTAAGGCAGTTTTTGCAACGTATAATGAAACGTCTACAGGAATCTTAAACCCTATTAAACAATTGGCAGAAGCTGTACACAATCATTCGGATGCCTTATTTATAGTTGATGGAGTAAGCTGTATAGGCGGTGCCCCAGCCGAAATGGATGAATGGGGTATCGATATTTTGGTGACAGGGTCACAAAAAGCGATGATGCTGCCTCCTGGCCTTGCTCTTTTAGCAGTAAGTGACAGGGCGTGGAAAGTAATAGAGGCCAATCATACTCATGCGTATTTTTTAAATTTTATAAGCTATCGTGAGTGGGCAGCAAAAGGAATGACGCCTAATACTCCATCAATTTCGCTAATAATGGGTCTCTCCGCCGTGTGCGATTTAATCGAGGAGGAAGGGGGATTCTCGAAAACGGTTGAGCGGCATGAAGTCATGAAAAACATGGTTCGAGAAGCTATGAATGCTCTGTCTATCCCACTATTAACCAGTGATGAGTTCGCATCACCAACCATTACAGCGATCCGCACCCCAGAGGGAGTGGACTTGGCAGCATTTTTAGGACATTTGAAAAAGAAATATCACATCGATTTTGCCGGTGGCTTGGGTCATCTTCAAGGTGAAATTTTCAGATTTGGACATATGGGCTATTGCTTCCCTAGCGATATCCTTCAAGCAGTTTCCCTAATTGAAGCAGGATTGCAGGATTTCTCCTATCAGTTTGAGCAAGGTGCCGGAGTGAAAGCTGCCCAAAATGTTTTCTTATCCTCTTTAAAATAG
- a CDS encoding MFS transporter, whose product MDRRIYFLMIISFVIGMVELIISGILDLIAEDLNVSIGQAGLLITVFALIFAVASPILLVMTAKIERKRLMLVCLYIFLIGCIVTVFAPTYSILFLGRIILALSGALLIILCLVMAPSLAGEQYKGRAIGIVSMGVSASLVLGVPIGLILGNSFGWRAPFVVITALTALSIIGVHLLMGRIEPKPQIPLRQQLAAFKNHKITLGLTTTFLYMTGHSIMYSYFKPYLEATTNFNANWISIIYLIFGFAAVCGGGIGGVMADSLGSRKTMVISLAIFSGLFFVFPYTTDIFPVFIVILIVWGILSWAISPAMQSYLIENAPESSEIQQSLNNSALHLGVAAGSVIGAGIVDTLSITVNPIAAGILIFFSFITVVLSVSSKSKTLYKPKSAN is encoded by the coding sequence ATGGATAGGCGTATTTATTTTTTAATGATCATTTCCTTTGTAATCGGCATGGTTGAACTGATCATTAGTGGCATATTGGATTTGATTGCCGAAGATTTAAATGTAAGCATCGGACAAGCCGGTTTACTGATAACTGTTTTTGCATTAATATTTGCAGTTGCATCACCCATTTTACTCGTCATGACTGCCAAAATTGAAAGAAAGCGGCTGATGTTAGTTTGCTTATACATCTTTTTAATTGGTTGTATCGTGACGGTATTTGCCCCTACTTATTCGATTTTGTTTTTAGGTAGAATTATTTTAGCTTTAAGTGGAGCGCTCTTAATCATCCTGTGTTTGGTAATGGCTCCCAGCTTAGCAGGAGAACAGTATAAAGGCAGGGCGATTGGGATTGTTTCCATGGGAGTAAGTGCTTCATTAGTATTAGGGGTACCAATCGGGCTAATTCTTGGAAATAGTTTTGGATGGAGAGCACCTTTCGTCGTTATAACTGCGCTTACAGCATTATCTATAATTGGCGTCCATCTATTAATGGGACGTATAGAACCAAAACCTCAAATTCCGTTAAGGCAGCAGCTTGCAGCATTTAAAAATCACAAAATCACATTAGGACTGACAACAACATTTCTGTATATGACTGGTCATTCCATTATGTATTCTTACTTTAAACCTTATTTAGAAGCAACCACTAATTTCAATGCTAATTGGATTAGTATTATCTATTTAATATTTGGTTTTGCTGCAGTATGCGGTGGTGGAATTGGCGGCGTAATGGCGGATTCACTGGGCTCTAGAAAAACAATGGTCATCTCTTTAGCAATTTTTAGTGGTCTATTCTTTGTATTTCCATATACAACAGATATATTTCCAGTCTTTATCGTTATCCTTATTGTATGGGGGATTCTCAGTTGGGCGATTTCACCGGCAATGCAATCTTATTTGATTGAAAACGCGCCTGAATCATCGGAAATTCAGCAAAGCTTGAATAATTCCGCTCTTCATTTAGGTGTAGCAGCCGGTTCAGTTATTGGAGCTGGTATAGTAGACACACTTTCAATTACCGTTAACCCAATTGCAGCCGGAATATTAATCTTCTTCTCATTCATAACTGTAGTCCTTTCTGTTAGCAGCAAGAGTAAGACTTTGTATAAACCAAAGAGCGCAAATTGA
- a CDS encoding ABC transporter permease produces the protein MSYLALSFSLVFVLIPLLLSKTLKLELEKDIMIATIRSIIQLLIVGYILTFVFESEHIIYTILMVALMIGAATQNARKNGATIQGITWKLILTFVFIELLTQGILLGFNITPAEPQYIIPISGMVIGNSMVLAILFLNRFTAEIEARHDETELILTVGGTPKQAIHIPLITSIKASLIPTIESQKTIGLVQLPGMMSGQIIAGADPVQAVQFQLLILFLLLCTAAVTSIMLGFLSYPTLFNKRMQILR, from the coding sequence ATGAGCTACCTGGCATTATCCTTTAGCCTCGTCTTCGTTCTCATTCCACTTTTATTATCAAAGACATTAAAGCTTGAACTTGAAAAAGATATAATGATCGCTACGATCCGCTCAATTATTCAACTGCTTATTGTCGGATATATCCTGACTTTCGTATTTGAGTCGGAACATATTATCTACACCATACTAATGGTTGCACTCATGATTGGTGCGGCAACTCAAAATGCCAGAAAAAATGGGGCCACCATTCAGGGGATCACCTGGAAGCTTATCCTAACTTTTGTTTTTATCGAGCTGCTCACGCAAGGTATTCTGCTCGGATTTAACATTACTCCTGCAGAACCACAATATATTATTCCGATAAGCGGGATGGTTATAGGGAACTCAATGGTTCTCGCGATTCTGTTCTTAAATCGTTTTACCGCAGAAATAGAGGCAAGACATGATGAAACAGAGTTGATTTTAACCGTCGGTGGTACACCGAAGCAAGCTATTCATATCCCTTTAATTACGTCCATTAAGGCGAGTTTGATACCTACGATTGAAAGCCAGAAAACAATCGGGCTCGTTCAGCTTCCGGGAATGATGAGCGGTCAAATTATTGCCGGGGCTGACCCGGTTCAAGCAGTACAATTCCAGTTGTTAATTCTGTTCCTTCTGCTTTGTACTGCTGCGGTGACCAGCATAATGCTTGGTTTTCTTTCCTATCCGACATTATTCAATAAACGGATGCAAATACTGCGATAG
- a CDS encoding tetratricopeptide repeat protein, with protein MEKDLQHAIDLRSRRKYKESNELLMKIIQENPNHASLNYQCAWSFDLMGEESKAVPFYENAIKLGLSSTELEGALLGLGSTYRTLGEYDKSKATFQKGIELFQNNRAIQTFYAMTLYNLNEHGKAMELLLKCLIDTTEDDKILSYKKAIEFYSDKLDEVWK; from the coding sequence TTGGAAAAGGATTTACAGCACGCTATTGATTTAAGGAGTAGAAGAAAGTATAAAGAATCGAACGAATTGCTGATGAAAATCATACAGGAAAACCCCAATCATGCATCATTAAATTATCAATGTGCCTGGAGTTTTGATTTAATGGGTGAAGAATCGAAAGCAGTGCCATTTTATGAAAATGCAATCAAATTAGGATTATCCTCTACTGAACTAGAAGGAGCATTATTGGGGTTAGGAAGTACATATAGGACATTAGGGGAATATGATAAGTCTAAGGCGACATTTCAAAAGGGAATCGAATTATTTCAAAACAATAGAGCCATTCAAACATTCTATGCGATGACCCTATATAATCTAAACGAACATGGCAAAGCGATGGAGTTATTATTAAAATGCTTAATTGATACGACAGAAGACGATAAAATTCTTAGCTATAAAAAAGCAATTGAGTTTTATTCCGATAAATTGGATGAAGTTTGGAAGTGA
- a CDS encoding VOC family protein: MNSIASPIACKVNNVFIHVSNLEKSVEWYSELLGIPFSKGKVASPVYNIPVTSETGLTLDDHTFDPSFKLKPSDHVLFNFFVNYIDEAYEFIKNKGIKVVKEIERIGDFAYFNFEDLDGNVLMICNN; the protein is encoded by the coding sequence ATGAATTCAATTGCTTCTCCAATCGCTTGTAAGGTGAATAATGTATTTATCCATGTCAGCAATCTAGAAAAATCAGTAGAATGGTATAGCGAACTACTTGGTATACCCTTTAGTAAAGGTAAAGTTGCTTCTCCTGTTTACAATATCCCTGTTACATCAGAAACTGGACTTACTTTGGATGACCACACTTTCGATCCGAGCTTTAAACTAAAACCTTCGGATCATGTTTTATTTAATTTCTTCGTCAATTATATTGATGAAGCATACGAATTTATTAAAAACAAAGGAATTAAAGTTGTAAAAGAAATTGAGCGTATTGGCGATTTTGCTTATTTTAACTTTGAGGATTTGGACGGAAATGTATTAATGATTTGCAATAATTAA
- a CDS encoding ABC transporter ATP-binding protein: MNELKEKAIELEHVDYSVGSINIIKDITGSISTGKITTLVGPSGAGKTSLFRLINGLVSPTKGDIRISGKNIEEYEPTELRRNVGLALQNATMLSGSIYKNLALPRTLKKETLSEEEAAELLTSVGLEKDLLKRDVKDLSGGQRQKVSIARTLVNRPKILLLDEITSSLDRVSKQDIEELIVRINKEFHVTIMWITHNLEQAIHIGDETWVIMDGELLEFGESKLLLEPQNELVKQFVKGDIK; this comes from the coding sequence ATGAATGAATTAAAAGAAAAGGCTATCGAACTTGAGCATGTCGATTATTCGGTTGGATCAATAAATATCATAAAAGATATTACAGGCTCCATTTCAACAGGAAAAATCACGACACTTGTCGGCCCGTCTGGTGCGGGTAAAACTTCATTATTCCGCCTGATTAATGGACTCGTTTCACCAACTAAAGGAGACATACGGATATCAGGAAAAAATATTGAAGAGTACGAGCCAACCGAACTCAGAAGAAATGTCGGCCTCGCGCTGCAAAATGCAACTATGCTTAGTGGCAGCATCTATAAAAACCTGGCACTGCCACGTACGTTAAAAAAGGAAACACTTTCAGAGGAGGAAGCAGCAGAACTTCTCACATCCGTCGGTTTGGAAAAAGACTTATTGAAGAGAGACGTAAAAGACCTTTCCGGCGGCCAAAGGCAAAAGGTTTCCATTGCGAGAACCCTCGTCAACCGGCCAAAGATTTTATTGCTCGATGAAATTACATCTTCACTTGATCGGGTTTCAAAGCAAGATATCGAGGAACTGATCGTTCGAATCAATAAAGAATTTCACGTTACGATTATGTGGATTACTCATAATCTGGAGCAGGCTATACATATCGGGGATGAGACATGGGTGATTATGGACGGGGAACTCTTGGAATTTGGTGAAAGTAAGCTCCTTCTTGAGCCACAAAATGAACTGGTAAAACAGTTTGTAAAGGGGGACATCAAATGA